One Amorphoplanes digitatis genomic window carries:
- a CDS encoding MaoC/PaaZ C-terminal domain-containing protein, translating to MAALTTARAALGLLPRRRPATLPAREPAVLAVTVDREHLARYDRVCGFRLADTLPATYPHVLAFPLALRLMSAPDFPFPVVGLVHVANRITVRRPIDAGAPLEISVRAADLRPHHRGRQFDIVTTAVVDGEEAWRGVSTYLRREGTAERREQGERPAGPAPSARWTVPARVGGDYAAASGDHNPIHTSRLGARLFGFPRPIAHGMWSKARCLAALEGRLPAAYTVDVAFKAPILLPATVAFAVMPDGEGRRFDLRSAGTDRIHLTGHLAGQPT from the coding sequence GTGGCGGCCCTGACCACCGCCCGGGCCGCCCTCGGACTGCTGCCGCGGCGGCGCCCCGCGACGCTGCCCGCGCGGGAGCCGGCCGTCCTGGCGGTGACGGTGGACCGCGAGCACCTCGCCCGGTACGACCGGGTGTGCGGCTTCCGGCTCGCCGACACGCTGCCGGCCACCTACCCGCACGTGCTCGCCTTCCCGCTCGCGCTGCGCCTGATGTCGGCGCCGGACTTCCCGTTCCCGGTGGTCGGGCTGGTGCACGTCGCCAACCGCATCACCGTGCGCCGGCCGATCGACGCCGGCGCGCCCCTCGAGATCTCGGTGCGCGCGGCGGACCTGCGGCCGCACCATCGCGGGCGGCAGTTCGACATCGTCACCACCGCCGTTGTCGACGGCGAGGAGGCCTGGCGCGGCGTCTCCACGTACCTGCGCAGGGAGGGCACGGCCGAGCGCCGCGAGCAGGGTGAGCGGCCGGCCGGGCCGGCGCCGTCGGCGCGCTGGACGGTACCGGCGCGGGTGGGCGGCGACTACGCGGCCGCCTCCGGCGACCACAACCCGATACACACCTCGCGGCTGGGCGCGCGGCTGTTCGGCTTCCCGCGCCCGATCGCGCACGGCATGTGGAGCAAGGCGCGCTGCCTCGCGGCGCTCGAGGGCCGGCTACCGGCGGCGTACACCGTGGACGTGGCCTTCAAGGCGCCGATCCTGCTGCCGGCGACCGTGGCCTTCGCCGTGATGCCGGACGGCGAGGGCCGGCGGTTCGACCTGCGCTCCGCCGGCACTGACCGGATCCACTTGACCGGCCATCTTGCGGGGCAACCTACGTGA
- a CDS encoding acyl-CoA dehydrogenase family protein has protein sequence MEFWLDLNEEQRDLREWVHGFAEGVIRPAGAEWDEREETPWPVIQEAAKIGLYGFEFLANTWSDPTGLSLPLANEELFWGDGGIAMAISGTALAVAAIYGSGTPDQLVEWVPQCFGDAADPKLGAFCSTEPEAGSDVGAIRTRAVYDEAKDEWVLDGQKAFATNGGIANVHVVTASIDPGLGSRGQAAFVVPPGTPGLAATRKLKKLGLRASHTADVFLDGVRVPGSCLLGGKEALDERLARARTGQRASKQAAMRTFELSRPAVGAQAIGIARAAYEYALEYARTRVQFGRPIIENQAVAFALADMRTEIDAARLLVWRAAWMGRNDRPFTAGEGSMSKLKAGEVAVATTEKAVQILGGAGYLREHPVERMYRDAKIYTIFEGTSEIQRLVISRAISGMAIR, from the coding sequence ATGGAGTTCTGGCTCGACCTGAACGAGGAGCAGCGCGACCTGCGCGAGTGGGTGCACGGCTTCGCCGAGGGAGTCATCCGCCCGGCCGGCGCGGAGTGGGACGAGCGCGAGGAGACGCCCTGGCCGGTGATCCAGGAAGCGGCGAAGATCGGCCTGTACGGGTTCGAGTTCCTGGCCAACACCTGGTCCGATCCGACCGGCCTCTCGCTGCCGCTGGCCAACGAGGAGCTGTTCTGGGGCGACGGCGGCATCGCCATGGCGATCTCCGGCACCGCGCTCGCGGTCGCCGCGATCTACGGTTCCGGCACGCCGGACCAGCTCGTCGAGTGGGTGCCGCAGTGCTTCGGCGACGCCGCCGATCCCAAGCTCGGCGCGTTCTGCAGCACCGAGCCGGAGGCCGGCTCGGACGTCGGCGCGATACGCACCCGGGCCGTCTACGACGAGGCCAAGGACGAATGGGTCCTCGACGGACAGAAGGCGTTCGCCACCAACGGCGGCATCGCCAACGTCCACGTGGTCACCGCCTCGATCGACCCGGGACTCGGCTCGCGCGGGCAGGCCGCCTTCGTCGTCCCGCCCGGCACGCCGGGCCTGGCCGCGACCCGCAAGCTCAAGAAGCTCGGCCTGCGTGCCTCGCACACCGCCGACGTCTTCCTCGACGGCGTACGCGTGCCCGGCAGCTGCCTGCTCGGCGGCAAGGAGGCGCTCGACGAGCGGCTGGCCCGGGCCCGCACCGGGCAGCGGGCGAGCAAGCAGGCCGCCATGCGCACCTTCGAGCTGTCCCGCCCGGCGGTCGGCGCACAGGCGATCGGCATCGCCCGGGCCGCCTACGAGTACGCGCTCGAGTACGCCAGGACCCGGGTGCAGTTCGGCCGGCCGATCATCGAGAACCAGGCGGTCGCGTTCGCCCTCGCCGACATGCGCACGGAGATCGACGCCGCCCGGCTGCTGGTCTGGCGGGCCGCCTGGATGGGCCGCAACGACCGCCCGTTCACCGCGGGCGAGGGCTCGATGTCGAAGCTCAAGGCCGGCGAGGTGGCCGTCGCGACCACCGAGAAGGCGGTGCAGATCCTCGGCGGCGCGGGCTACCTGCGCGAACACCCGGTCGAGCGGATGTACCGCGACGCCAAGATCTACACCATCTTCGAGGGCACGTCGGAGATCCAGCGGCTGGTCATCTCCCGGGCGATCTCCGGCATGGCGATCCGCTGA
- a CDS encoding AMP-binding protein: MAVPFLLTTLARRGLLRPAPPADVVRQLSVLRRWGFGLAGELRQAAARDPGRLAVVDERDALTYRELLDRAERLARALRDTAGVRPGDRVGLLCRNSVGMIETLVAVTSLGADPVLINTGLSGHQLVAVARDQELRTLIHDDGFAPPDGVDGIGEASRAALIDKAPPGPLGPPEREGRTIVLTSGTTGVPKGALRRTPGGFGPLCSMIDRIPLRAGERVLIAAPLFHTWGYAGLQIALALRATVVLRRKFDPDDALAAMVRHECTALVAVPVMLQQLMEVAPAGTRPPLRVVAVSGSALPGGLATRFMDRYGDVLYNLYGSTEVSWASIATPADLRAAPNTAGRPPHGTRVAVLDAAGAPVPAGASGRLFVGNEMLFEGYTNGRSREVRDGLLATGDLGHLDAAGRVFVDGREDDMIVSGGENVFPSEVENLLADLPQVREVAVIGVDDAEYGSRLAAYLVLHPGGALTPDEVRDHVRGHRARFCVPRDVVFLPRLPRNATGKVLTRDLPRPPAPPS, translated from the coding sequence GTGGCCGTCCCGTTCCTCCTCACGACGCTGGCCAGACGCGGGCTGCTCCGGCCCGCGCCGCCGGCCGACGTCGTGCGGCAGCTCTCCGTGCTGCGCCGGTGGGGCTTCGGCCTCGCCGGCGAGCTCCGGCAGGCCGCCGCCCGCGACCCGGGGCGGCTCGCCGTCGTCGACGAACGCGACGCCCTGACCTACCGCGAGCTGCTGGACCGGGCCGAGCGCCTGGCCCGCGCCCTGCGCGACACGGCCGGCGTCCGGCCCGGCGACCGGGTCGGACTGCTCTGCCGCAACTCCGTCGGCATGATCGAGACCCTGGTCGCGGTCACCTCGCTCGGCGCCGACCCGGTGCTGATCAACACCGGCCTCTCCGGGCACCAGCTCGTCGCCGTCGCCCGCGACCAGGAGCTCCGGACGCTGATCCACGACGACGGGTTCGCGCCGCCCGACGGCGTCGACGGCATCGGCGAGGCCTCCCGCGCGGCGCTGATCGACAAGGCCCCGCCCGGCCCGCTCGGCCCGCCCGAGCGCGAGGGGCGGACGATCGTGCTGACCTCCGGCACCACCGGCGTGCCCAAGGGCGCCCTGCGGCGTACCCCCGGCGGGTTCGGTCCGCTGTGCTCGATGATCGACCGGATCCCGCTGCGCGCCGGCGAGCGGGTGCTGATCGCCGCGCCGCTGTTCCACACCTGGGGCTACGCCGGGCTGCAGATCGCGCTGGCGCTGCGCGCCACCGTCGTGCTGCGCCGCAAGTTCGATCCCGACGACGCGCTGGCCGCGATGGTGCGTCACGAGTGCACCGCCCTTGTCGCCGTCCCGGTCATGCTCCAGCAGCTCATGGAGGTGGCGCCGGCCGGAACCCGGCCGCCGCTGCGGGTGGTCGCGGTCAGCGGTTCCGCCCTGCCCGGCGGCCTGGCCACCCGCTTCATGGACCGGTACGGCGACGTCCTCTACAACCTGTACGGCTCCACCGAGGTGTCCTGGGCGTCGATCGCCACCCCGGCCGACCTGCGGGCCGCGCCGAACACGGCGGGCCGGCCACCGCACGGCACCCGGGTCGCGGTGCTCGACGCGGCCGGCGCCCCGGTGCCGGCCGGCGCGTCCGGGCGGCTGTTCGTCGGCAACGAGATGCTCTTCGAGGGCTACACCAACGGCCGGTCCCGGGAGGTCCGCGACGGCCTGCTGGCCACCGGCGACCTCGGCCACCTGGACGCGGCCGGGCGGGTCTTCGTCGACGGCCGCGAGGACGACATGATCGTCTCCGGCGGGGAGAACGTGTTCCCGTCCGAGGTCGAGAACCTGCTCGCCGACCTGCCCCAGGTCCGCGAGGTGGCCGTGATCGGGGTCGACGACGCCGAGTACGGCAGCCGGCTGGCGGCGTATCTGGTGCTTCACCCCGGCGGGGCGCTCACCCCGGACGAGGTCCGCGATCACGTGCGTGGTCACCGGGCTCGTTTCTGCGTACCCCGGGATGTGGTGTTTCTGCCGCGGCTGCCGCGGAACGCGACCGGGAAGGTGCTGACCCGCGACCTGCCCCGGCCGCCGGCTCCCCCGTCCTGA
- a CDS encoding helix-turn-helix domain-containing protein: MSDDVRIGQRIRRYRRSRGLSLDQAAGLAGISKPYLSRLERGERSLNSRALLNRISSALQVPVPDLTDQPYVPRGRAAADLRPGVTETRLALLDPSGPPRSEAEIASGVDGLDLLMNSSDPVGQARVVPDLLRWTQQSALMLGTPAAYQRVVVAAYAAVFMMRNLGEYDLAWMAAERMRAAAEHTVDPATLGFAAYAQAHALVGAGALRRARAAAYAMAQAMPVTDREGLAARGSCLLVAASTSAKLGDIDGARELVAEAGRLAERLDGPTLIARHTSFATWNVIMHRVAIEVEGGDPAAAVDAAYPLCQRPVPNRERMSYLWVDVGRAFEQLDRRPEAIEAFRRAERAAPLRVRLSPVVSRCVSELLDKSHRRAGGADLRGLAERCGVLGHS; encoded by the coding sequence ATGAGCGACGACGTGCGCATCGGCCAACGGATCCGGCGCTACCGGCGCTCGCGTGGGCTGAGCCTCGATCAGGCGGCCGGGCTGGCCGGCATCAGCAAGCCCTACCTCTCCCGGCTGGAGCGCGGTGAGCGCTCGCTCAACTCCCGGGCCCTGCTGAACCGGATCTCGTCGGCGCTACAGGTGCCGGTGCCGGACCTGACCGATCAGCCGTACGTCCCGCGGGGCCGGGCGGCGGCGGACCTGCGGCCCGGGGTGACGGAGACCCGGCTCGCGCTGCTCGACCCGAGCGGGCCGCCCCGCTCCGAGGCGGAGATCGCGTCCGGGGTCGACGGCCTCGACCTGCTGATGAACTCCAGCGACCCGGTCGGCCAGGCGCGGGTGGTGCCGGACCTGCTGCGCTGGACCCAGCAGAGCGCCCTGATGCTGGGCACGCCCGCGGCGTACCAGCGGGTCGTCGTCGCCGCGTACGCCGCGGTGTTCATGATGCGCAACCTCGGCGAGTACGACCTCGCGTGGATGGCCGCCGAGCGGATGCGGGCGGCCGCGGAACACACCGTCGATCCGGCGACGCTCGGCTTCGCCGCGTACGCGCAGGCGCATGCGCTGGTGGGTGCCGGCGCGCTGCGCCGGGCCCGGGCGGCGGCGTACGCCATGGCGCAGGCGATGCCCGTCACGGACCGGGAGGGGCTGGCCGCGCGCGGCTCGTGCCTGCTGGTGGCCGCCTCCACCAGCGCCAAGCTCGGCGACATCGACGGCGCCCGGGAACTGGTCGCGGAGGCCGGCCGGCTCGCCGAACGGCTCGACGGGCCGACGCTGATCGCGCGGCACACCTCGTTCGCCACCTGGAACGTGATCATGCACCGGGTGGCGATCGAGGTCGAGGGCGGCGACCCCGCGGCCGCCGTCGACGCGGCGTACCCGCTCTGCCAGCGGCCCGTGCCCAACCGGGAGCGCATGTCGTACCTCTGGGTGGACGTCGGCCGGGCGTTCGAGCAGCTGGACCGCCGGCCGGAGGCGATCGAGGCGTTCCGCCGCGCGGAGCGCGCGGCGCCGCTGCGGGTCCGGCTCAGCCCCGTCGTGTCGCGCTGCGTCAGCGAACTGCTGGACAAGAGCCATCGCCGGGCCGGCGGCGCCGACCTGCGCGGCCTCGCCGAACGGTGCGGCGTCCTCGGCCACTCCTGA
- a CDS encoding DUF397 domain-containing protein produces the protein MNPPEVNAAQWKKSSRSNGNGGNNCVEVALLEDGAAVRHSKDPYGPALVFTTAEWAAFVGGAKDGEFDIAG, from the coding sequence ATGAATCCTCCCGAGGTGAACGCCGCACAGTGGAAGAAGAGCAGCCGCAGCAACGGCAACGGCGGCAACAACTGCGTCGAGGTGGCGCTGCTCGAGGACGGCGCGGCCGTCCGGCACAGCAAGGACCCGTACGGGCCGGCGCTGGTCTTCACGACCGCCGAGTGGGCCGCGTTCGTGGGCGGCGCCAAGGACGGCGAGTTCGACATCGCCGGCTGA
- a CDS encoding flavoprotein — MTLASPVLYVVICGASNAAGSYDFIADTIDDGWRVCAITTPMGARFVDVAHLADLTGHPVRSAYKNPADPDVLPRADACVVAPASFNTVNKLANGICDTLAAGVVCEAIGDRTPIIVAPWLNRALAGHGAYARSIACLRAEGVCVVLTEQTRPDRPRHDPGGSFPWAAVLAEVRGLPAARAGKVTGPPISR; from the coding sequence TTGACCCTGGCATCGCCTGTGCTCTACGTCGTCATCTGCGGCGCGAGCAACGCCGCCGGCAGCTACGACTTCATCGCCGACACCATCGACGACGGCTGGCGGGTGTGTGCGATCACCACCCCGATGGGCGCCCGGTTCGTCGACGTGGCGCACCTGGCCGACCTCACCGGCCACCCGGTCCGGTCGGCGTACAAGAATCCCGCCGACCCGGACGTCCTGCCCCGCGCCGACGCCTGCGTGGTCGCACCGGCCAGCTTCAACACCGTCAACAAGCTGGCCAACGGCATCTGCGACACCCTCGCGGCCGGCGTGGTCTGCGAGGCGATCGGCGACCGCACGCCGATCATCGTCGCCCCGTGGCTGAACCGCGCCCTGGCCGGCCACGGCGCCTACGCCCGCAGCATCGCCTGCCTGCGGGCCGAGGGCGTCTGCGTGGTGCTCACCGAGCAGACCCGGCCGGACCGCCCCCGCCACGATCCGGGCGGCTCGTTCCCGTGGGCCGCCGTGCTCGCCGAGGTCCGCGGCCTTCCGGCCGCCCGCGCGGGAAAGGTCACCGGGCCGCCGATTTCCCGTTGA
- a CDS encoding alpha/beta fold hydrolase, which yields MSRVEIRRDGVILSCLDVGSARDVVVLLHGLAGSAREMWQTAESLLPARRVIAIDQRGHGHSTRRPGDLSRSAYVDDVAAVIDRLADGGPVTLVGQSMGGHTAMLTAARYPGLVSRLVMLEAGVGGRAADDDYPARLGDWFASWPVPFADERAAAGFLGSTPIARSWLCDLERRADGLWPRFEPEVMRAAIEGVAERARWEEWREVRAPTLLAYGGNGTTTAAEVIRMLELRPGVAHAVIPDAGHDVHLERPGEWARLLGGFLGSPDRGPVQSSGERPP from the coding sequence ATGAGCAGAGTGGAGATCCGTCGCGACGGCGTCATACTGTCCTGCCTGGACGTCGGATCGGCCCGCGACGTGGTGGTCCTGCTGCACGGCCTTGCCGGGAGCGCGCGGGAGATGTGGCAGACGGCCGAGAGCCTGCTGCCGGCCCGCCGCGTCATCGCGATCGACCAGCGCGGCCACGGCCACTCCACCCGCCGGCCCGGCGACCTCTCCCGCTCGGCGTACGTCGACGACGTGGCCGCCGTCATCGACCGGCTCGCGGACGGCGGGCCGGTGACCCTTGTCGGCCAGTCGATGGGCGGGCACACCGCGATGCTGACCGCCGCCCGGTATCCCGGCCTGGTGAGCCGGCTGGTGATGCTGGAGGCGGGGGTCGGCGGTCGCGCGGCCGACGACGACTATCCGGCCCGGCTTGGCGACTGGTTCGCGTCCTGGCCGGTGCCGTTCGCCGACGAGCGGGCCGCGGCCGGTTTTCTCGGCTCGACCCCGATAGCCCGGTCGTGGCTGTGCGACCTGGAGCGGCGCGCCGACGGGCTGTGGCCGCGGTTCGAGCCCGAGGTGATGCGGGCCGCCATCGAGGGGGTGGCCGAGCGGGCCCGCTGGGAGGAATGGCGGGAGGTGCGGGCGCCGACCCTTCTCGCGTACGGGGGGAACGGCACCACGACCGCGGCCGAGGTGATCCGCATGCTGGAGCTGCGGCCGGGCGTCGCGCACGCCGTCATCCCGGACGCCGGCCACGACGTACACCTGGAGCGGCCCGGGGAATGGGCCCGCCTGCTGGGCGGGTTCCTCGGTTCCCCGGACCGCGGCCCGGTTCAGAGCAGCGGCGAGCGACCGCCGTAG
- a CDS encoding glycoside hydrolase domain-containing protein, which yields MFCVAVVLLSATTLTRADATVTATAAATVQPGTFSGPAFDACTAPSSASMAAWKASPYKAVGIYFGGNNRGCTQANLTAEWVRTQVAAGWRLIPLYVGPQASCTLATKKKNLIDNAKAAAQGAAAAQDAAAQARALGLAAQSVLIYDMEAYKNGDAACRSGVLAFMGAWTARLHDLGYLSGFYSSMGSGVADQVANYAVPGYVRPDYIDFARWDQVATVTDAGIPAGHWTPHRRMKQYHGDHKETWGGVTINIDSNLVDFAPLPAAKLADYNRNGWSDVLARTSSTGNLFLYPGNGTYADEKARKKVGGGWKSMNALVRIGDLNRDGYTDVVARVASNGYLYFYPGKSDGKLGARKLLSKSFKKMREITAIGDLNKDGYADLIAAQTSNHNLYLYPGAKGTKLGTRKVIGAGGWHTMSELAGVGDFNRDGHVDLVARQTSTGKLFLCPGRAGALGTKKQIATGWNGMRDLIGAGDFDRDGYTDLAAVLKSNGSLTLYRGTGTGLRPGLRLATGYGGRSPLL from the coding sequence GTGTTCTGCGTCGCGGTCGTGCTGCTGTCGGCGACGACCCTTACCCGGGCGGACGCGACCGTCACCGCGACCGCGGCGGCGACCGTCCAGCCGGGAACCTTCTCGGGACCCGCGTTCGACGCCTGCACGGCACCGTCGAGCGCGAGCATGGCGGCGTGGAAGGCCTCGCCCTACAAGGCGGTCGGCATCTACTTCGGCGGCAACAACCGGGGCTGCACCCAGGCCAATCTCACCGCCGAGTGGGTGCGCACCCAGGTCGCGGCCGGCTGGCGCCTGATCCCGCTCTACGTGGGCCCGCAGGCGTCCTGCACCCTCGCCACCAAGAAGAAGAACCTGATCGACAACGCGAAGGCCGCCGCGCAGGGCGCCGCCGCCGCGCAGGACGCCGCGGCGCAGGCGCGGGCGCTCGGCCTGGCCGCGCAGAGCGTGCTGATCTACGACATGGAGGCGTACAAGAACGGCGACGCCGCCTGCCGCTCCGGCGTCCTGGCGTTCATGGGCGCCTGGACCGCCCGGCTGCACGACCTCGGCTACCTCTCCGGCTTCTACAGCAGCATGGGCTCCGGCGTCGCCGACCAGGTCGCCAACTACGCCGTGCCCGGCTACGTGCGCCCCGACTACATCGACTTCGCCCGCTGGGACCAGGTCGCCACCGTCACCGACGCGGGCATCCCGGCCGGACACTGGACGCCGCACCGCCGGATGAAGCAGTACCACGGCGACCACAAGGAGACCTGGGGCGGCGTCACCATCAACATCGACAGCAACCTCGTCGACTTCGCGCCGCTGCCCGCCGCGAAGCTGGCCGACTACAACCGCAACGGCTGGTCGGACGTGCTGGCGCGGACGTCGAGCACCGGCAACCTCTTCCTCTACCCGGGCAACGGCACCTACGCCGACGAGAAGGCCCGGAAGAAGGTCGGCGGCGGCTGGAAGTCCATGAACGCGCTGGTCCGGATCGGCGACCTGAACCGCGACGGGTACACCGACGTGGTCGCGCGGGTGGCCTCCAACGGCTACCTGTACTTCTATCCGGGCAAGAGCGACGGCAAGCTCGGCGCGCGCAAGCTGCTCTCGAAGAGCTTCAAGAAGATGCGCGAGATCACCGCGATCGGCGACCTGAACAAGGACGGGTACGCCGACCTGATCGCGGCGCAGACCAGCAACCACAACCTGTACCTCTACCCGGGCGCGAAGGGCACCAAGCTGGGCACCCGCAAGGTGATCGGCGCGGGCGGCTGGCACACGATGAGCGAGCTGGCCGGCGTCGGTGACTTCAACCGCGACGGCCACGTCGACCTGGTCGCCCGCCAGACCTCGACCGGCAAGCTGTTCCTGTGCCCGGGCCGTGCGGGCGCGCTCGGCACCAAGAAGCAGATCGCCACCGGCTGGAACGGCATGCGCGACCTGATCGGCGCCGGCGACTTCGACCGGGACGGCTACACCGACCTGGCCGCGGTCCTCAAGTCCAACGGCAGCCTGACGCTGTATCGCGGCACCGGCACCGGGCTCCGCCCGGGCCTGCGCCTGGCGACCGGCTACGGCGGTCGCTCGCCGCTGCTCTGA
- a CDS encoding isocitrate lyase/phosphoenolpyruvate mutase family protein: protein MTAADLRAMLVAGRVTHAPGVYDPASAALAVRAGHRAVHLSGPAVSATMLGVPDLGYAPATQIADRAAVLVPALGGVPLLADADVGYDGADHAVWTALAYQRSGISGLCLDDGEDAGLSAVRIAALAEGVPGVALIARVRGGTLDEIFERCRAYAVAGADAVLPVGVPEADVGKLRAVLPGVPMVVCRSEDEAGGDRLTDAELAGFGVGLVLHPLAAVLAALRAASLAYRAIAEAGDAARVDRMPPAVLATLIDRPPAEPGGETDKIDT, encoded by the coding sequence ATGACCGCCGCCGACCTGCGGGCGATGCTCGTCGCCGGCCGCGTCACGCACGCACCGGGCGTCTACGACCCGGCCAGCGCCGCGCTCGCCGTCCGGGCGGGGCACCGGGCCGTGCACCTGTCCGGCCCGGCGGTCTCGGCCACCATGCTCGGCGTACCGGATCTCGGCTACGCACCGGCGACCCAGATCGCCGACCGGGCCGCCGTCCTGGTCCCGGCGCTCGGCGGCGTGCCGCTGCTGGCCGACGCGGACGTCGGCTACGACGGCGCGGACCACGCGGTGTGGACCGCGCTGGCCTACCAGCGGTCCGGCATCAGCGGGCTCTGCCTCGACGACGGCGAGGACGCCGGCCTGTCGGCGGTCCGGATCGCCGCGCTCGCCGAGGGCGTGCCCGGCGTCGCGCTGATCGCGCGGGTCCGCGGGGGCACCCTCGACGAGATCTTCGAGCGGTGCCGGGCGTACGCGGTGGCCGGCGCGGACGCCGTTCTCCCCGTCGGCGTCCCCGAGGCGGACGTCGGCAAGCTGCGAGCGGTGCTGCCCGGCGTACCCATGGTCGTCTGCCGGTCCGAGGACGAGGCCGGGGGCGACCGCCTGACCGACGCCGAGCTGGCCGGGTTCGGGGTCGGCCTGGTGCTGCATCCGCTCGCCGCCGTGCTCGCCGCGCTGAGGGCGGCGTCGCTCGCCTACCGCGCGATCGCCGAGGCGGGCGACGCGGCGCGGGTCGACCGGATGCCGCCGGCGGTCCTCGCCACGCTGATCGACCGGCCGCCGGCGGAGCCGGGCGGCGAGACGGACAAGATTGACACCTGA
- a CDS encoding zinc-dependent alcohol dehydrogenase, with protein sequence MTELSMRVARLHGAGDVRLHTEERPRPAGAGERLVEVTSVGVCGSDLHWFTEGGIGDAVLARPLVLGHEMAGVIRGGPDDGIAVAIDPAQPCGACEPCRAGHGNLCPGIVFAGHGSCDGGLREFLTWPADRLHPLPDGLTADDGALLEPLGVALHALDLAHLRMASTVAVVGCGPIGLLLVQLARGHGATRVLAAEPLPHRMAAAAGFGAEPAGAEGVADVVFEVSGSDGAVDTALRLARPGARIVLVGIPDGDSTTFSAALARRKGLTLVLVRRMGEVYPRAIDLAARKLVDLTPLVSDVFGLGEVSAAMATAAARTGLKVVIRPNG encoded by the coding sequence GTGACCGAGCTGAGCATGCGAGTGGCCCGTCTGCACGGCGCCGGGGACGTCCGGCTGCACACCGAGGAACGGCCCCGGCCGGCCGGCGCCGGCGAGCGGCTCGTCGAGGTGACCTCGGTCGGGGTGTGCGGCTCCGACCTGCACTGGTTCACCGAGGGCGGGATCGGCGACGCCGTGCTGGCCCGCCCGCTCGTGCTCGGCCACGAGATGGCGGGCGTGATCCGCGGCGGGCCGGACGACGGCATCGCGGTCGCGATCGACCCGGCACAGCCGTGCGGCGCCTGCGAGCCCTGCCGGGCGGGGCACGGCAACCTCTGCCCGGGCATCGTCTTCGCCGGGCACGGCTCCTGCGACGGCGGCCTGCGGGAGTTCCTGACCTGGCCGGCCGACCGCCTGCACCCGCTGCCCGACGGGCTCACCGCCGACGACGGCGCCCTGCTGGAGCCGCTTGGCGTCGCGCTGCACGCGCTCGACCTCGCGCACCTGCGGATGGCCTCGACGGTGGCGGTGGTCGGCTGCGGCCCGATCGGCCTGCTGCTCGTCCAGCTCGCGCGCGGGCACGGCGCCACCCGGGTGCTCGCCGCCGAGCCGTTGCCGCACCGGATGGCGGCCGCGGCGGGGTTCGGCGCGGAGCCGGCCGGCGCCGAGGGCGTCGCGGACGTGGTCTTCGAGGTCTCCGGCTCGGACGGCGCGGTGGACACGGCGCTGCGGCTGGCCCGGCCCGGCGCCCGGATCGTGCTGGTCGGCATCCCCGACGGCGACAGCACCACGTTCAGCGCGGCGCTGGCCCGCCGCAAGGGCCTGACCCTGGTGCTGGTGCGCCGGATGGGCGAGGTCTACCCCCGCGCCATCGACCTGGCCGCGCGGAAGCTCGTCGACCTGACGCCGCTCGTCTCGGACGTCTTCGGGCTCGGCGAGGTGAGCGCCGCCATGGCCACCGCCGCCGCGCGTACCGGCCTGAAGGTCGTCATCCGGCCGAACGGCTAG
- a CDS encoding SigE family RNA polymerase sigma factor — protein MHSGFEQYVRARGEALCRFAHLLCGDRHLGEDLVQEVLVKAHRRWASIEAEQPDSYLRTALVRSHISWLRRRSSGERPSAEPARAAVLGDFADQHAAREDMWGLLAGLTRTQRAVLVLRYYEDLDDRQIAEILRSSPSTVRVHAARGLARLRADLTPPTLKPGASL, from the coding sequence GTGCACAGCGGATTCGAGCAGTACGTGAGGGCGCGCGGCGAGGCGTTGTGCCGCTTCGCCCACCTGCTCTGCGGTGACCGGCACCTCGGCGAGGATCTGGTGCAGGAGGTGCTGGTCAAGGCGCACCGGCGCTGGGCGAGCATCGAGGCGGAGCAGCCGGACAGCTACCTGCGCACCGCCCTGGTCCGGTCGCACATCTCCTGGCTGCGCCGTCGTTCCAGCGGCGAGCGACCGAGCGCGGAGCCGGCCCGCGCCGCGGTCCTCGGCGACTTCGCCGACCAGCACGCCGCTCGCGAGGACATGTGGGGCCTACTCGCCGGCCTCACCCGGACGCAGCGCGCCGTCCTGGTGCTGCGCTACTACGAGGACCTCGACGACCGGCAGATCGCCGAGATCCTGCGGTCCTCGCCGAGCACCGTCCGGGTGCACGCCGCCCGCGGCCTGGCCCGGCTGCGCGCCGACCTGACCCCGCCGACCCTCAAGCCGGGAGCATCGCTGTGA